The Desulfonatronum lacustre DSM 10312 region TTGGAATTGCAGGTCGCGAATCTGTTGTTGGGCGTCAGCACGTTCGAGGGCCATGACGATGTCCAGGCGACTGATTTTGGAAAGTGGCGCGAAAATCCCCGAACGGATGCAGGCCCCATCGTCAACGACGCCGTTCTGAAAGTACTCGGCGACATCCGCGGCGCGCATGACCAGGTGTACCAAACCGTGGGCGCCATCCGCGCCGCCACGACCGTTGAGAATCATCAGGAAGCCGTGCGGCTGTTCAGCCGGGTCATGCAACCCGCGGTCGATGAAGTCCTGGAAGGGCTCTATCGTATCCTGGAAGAAACTGGACGGGCGGATGCGCTTTTTGAACGTATCGGCGACCTGACCATGGGCCGGGTGCGCGACCTGCAATATCAGGCGATGGACCATCTTGAACGAATAGTGGAAATCAACCTGGAGATCAGCGACGCGGAAGTGGAATCCGCGCATCGGAAGGCCGTCTTTCTGGAAATGCTGGCTTTGATCGTCGCCATCGTCGGCGTGCTGGTGGCGGTTATCCTCGGTGTGACGATCAGCCGGATGGTCGCCGGGCCGATGACCCGCTTGACGAGATATGCCGAGACCGTGGCCCAGGGGGATTTGGACGCCAAATCGGACATTGATCAAAAGGATGAAGTCGGCCAGTTGAATCAGAGCATCCAGGCCATGGTCCAATCCCTGGTCGAAAAGATGCGGGAAGCCGCGCGCCAGAGTACGTTGGCCCAACAGGAGACCGAAAAGGCCAAGTCCGCCTCGGAAGCCGCGGAGGCCGCCAAACGGCAGGCGGAGCAATCCAAGGAGAACATCCTCCAGGCCGCGGACGTCGTGGAGGGCGTCGTGGAGCGGATGACCACGGCGTCGGAGCAGCTTTCCGCCCAGGTGGAGCAGGCCAGCCGGGGCGCGGAGGAGCAGAAGAACCGCACCGGGGAGACGGCCACGGCCATGGAGGAGATGAACGCCACGGTCCTGGAAGTGGCCAAAAATGCTTCCTCCGCGGCCGAAGGTTCTGAAAATGCCCGGGGCAAGGCCCAAGACGGCGCGAGCGTGGTCTCTCAGGCGGTGGCGGCCATTAATCGGGTGGAAAGCACGACCGAGGCCATGAAGGACGATCTGACCAAGCTCGGGCGGCAGGCCGAGCAGATCGGCCGGATCATGACCGTGATCGAGGATATCGCGGACCAGACCAATTTGCTGGCTCTGAACGCGGCCATCGAAGCGGCCCGGGCCGGAGACGCCGGGAGAGGCTTCGCCGTGGTGGCCGACGAGGTGCGCAAGCTGGCCGAGAAGACCATGAATGCCACCAAGGAAGTGGGCGACGCCATCATGGCCATCCAGGACGGCACCAAGGACAGCCTCCGGGGCATGGAACAGGCCGTCGAAGCCGTGGGCGAGGCCACCAAGCTGGCCACTGTCTCGGGTCAGGCTCTGCGGGAGATCGTTTCCCTGGTGGAGGAAGCCTCGGACCAGGTCCGCTCCATCGCCACCGCCGCGGAGGAACAGTCCGCGGCCAGCGAGGAGATCAACCGCGGGATGGAGGACATCAACCGGATCTCCACGGAAACCAGCGAGGTCATGGACCAGTCGGCCCAGGCCGTGTCCGAACTGGCCCGCCAGGCCGTGGAACTGCGCACC contains the following coding sequences:
- a CDS encoding HAMP domain-containing methyl-accepting chemotaxis protein; translated protein: MRLRDVAIGRKIIAGFLCVAMLTLFVGGVGYYGLTQMEDSIDEIGEVRLPSVQSVLIMEFQMAELAQSLRTLLNPRNNMEVREAQYKQFAEAREKYRAAMAIYEPLPQRADEAQEWRAFMQMLPRWGEANDELMALHKEFDRIGILDPDELAEQLQQFRGDLYQLELQVANLLLGVSTFEGHDDVQATDFGKWRENPRTDAGPIVNDAVLKVLGDIRGAHDQVYQTVGAIRAATTVENHQEAVRLFSRVMQPAVDEVLEGLYRILEETGRADALFERIGDLTMGRVRDLQYQAMDHLERIVEINLEISDAEVESAHRKAVFLEMLALIVAIVGVLVAVILGVTISRMVAGPMTRLTRYAETVAQGDLDAKSDIDQKDEVGQLNQSIQAMVQSLVEKMREAARQSTLAQQETEKAKSASEAAEAAKRQAEQSKENILQAADVVEGVVERMTTASEQLSAQVEQASRGAEEQKNRTGETATAMEEMNATVLEVAKNASSAAEGSENARGKAQDGASVVSQAVAAINRVESTTEAMKDDLTKLGRQAEQIGRIMTVIEDIADQTNLLALNAAIEAARAGDAGRGFAVVADEVRKLAEKTMNATKEVGDAIMAIQDGTKDSLRGMEQAVEAVGEATKLATVSGQALREIVSLVEEASDQVRSIATAAEEQSAASEEINRGMEDINRISTETSEVMDQSAQAVSELARQAVELRTLVQQLKQG